The genomic stretch CGGCCGTCGAGATCACGAACATGGCCGATGTCCCGGCCAAGGCGGGCAAGCTGGTCATCGACATGCGCGTCAACTACCAGGGCAAGGCCTTGCGCGATACGCGCGAAGTCATGTTCCGGAACCGATAGGGGATGGGACGAGCATGCTGACGCGTCTGAGGGGCCGGTCGGATGGCGGATTCGCGATGGCCGCGGTCCTGGGCATCGCCGCCGTGGTGACGGTCGTGGCGATCGGCGCCTACTTCATGGCGAGCGAGACGCTGCACGACTCGGTGCGCAACCGCGGTGAGACGCGCGCGTTCCAGGTCGCGAACTCCGGGCTCGAGCTCGAGCTCGCGACGTTCAACTCCGACAACCTCGACGACTACCCCAAGAACGGCACGACCGAGGACGGGAGCTACGCGGTCACCGTCCAGCAGCTGGACGCCTACGAGTACATCATCCAGTGCCGGGGCGTGTCTGAGGGTGCCAGCGAGATCGTCACCCAGCGGTTCTTCTACCTGAACCTGTGGGACCTGAACATGGGCGCCGGCGAGGGCGCGTCGCTCGGCGGCGGTTCTGCGTGGAACGGCCAGGCGACCATCGACGGGCCGCTCTACATCCGCGGCGACATGGAGTGGGGATCCAGTTCGAACTACTACGGCGGGCCACTGTTCATCCGCGAGGGCAAGCTCATCACGACCCACGGCGGCGCGGGTTGCGACTTGGGCACCGCAGCCGACCCGGTGCGCGTGTACTGCACCGGCGGCACGGTGGACCTCCACAAGATCGACGCGCACATCGACGGTCCGGTCCGCACCTCGGTGCCCGACATCGAGCTGCCGTGGGTGACCTCGGACTACATGGACGCGGCCGAGGAGCTCGCCCGCAAGGAGTCCACGGACAACAAGATGGGCGGCACCGCGTCATCGGCGCCCAACACCGAGACCGTGATCATCCACCTTGTTCCCCAGTCGTACGCGGACGGGACGACGATCCCCGGCCGGCGGATGGCCGACACCGCTCCTGCGGGTACTTCGGACTACTACAAGTACCGCGGGGACGCGGGAGGTCACGGCCCGCTCAACAACGGCACCCACACGCTGGACATCGGCGCGGCGTCGTTCGGCGCCTGGCCGGGCAACGGCTACGACGCCGCGTCCGCCACCTTCGACGACTTCGCGTACGACGCAGGCACCGGGACGCTCTACGTCAACGGCACGGTCCTCATCGACGGCCCGGTCAACATCTTGGCGGGCGTGAACAACTACGTCGGCAACGGCACGCTCGTGTGCAACGGCGACGTCTACATCGAGGGCAACCTCGTGCCGCGCGACGGCCTGTCGGCGTCCGAGGCGCTCGGGATCGTGACCGCCGGCGACGTGTGGCTGCACCGCGAGGCCATGACCGGTGCGGTCTTCTGCAACGGCACGTTCACCCTCGACAAGCCCGGTACGGTCTACGAGGGCACGGTCCTGGCCGGCGTGATCAGCGCCACCTCTCCGAACATCACGCTGCGGACGAACCCGATCCTGAAGGACGTCCTGCCCGAGAGCATGCCGGGCGCGGGCGGCGGCCTCATCTTCCCGGGCACCTGGTCCCGCCAGTAGCGGCGCTCCACCCCCGACCGCCTCCGGTTGTCCACAGGTTGTTGAAAACACCCGGTATGGTATGATTCGCCACGGGAGCTCATCCGCAGCACGCAGTCGCAGCACCGGAAGCAGCTATCATCGCAGCAGCACCAGAAGGAGGGTCGGTGGCTCCTATCTCCCTGTCCTCTGCACCGCTGCCGGTCGGCCTCGACATCGGGACCGACCACGTGCGCGTTGCCCAAGTCAGGCCTAGCGGCTCCGGCCTCGCGCTCGCCGCGTACGGCGTCGCGCCCATGCCGATGGGCGCGGTCGTCGAGGGCGAGATCGTCGACGTCGACGCGGTGACTTCGGCGGTCAAGGACCTGTGGCGGCGCAGCGGCGTCTCCGGCAAGGAAGTCGCCATCGGCGTCTCGAACCAGAAGGTCGTGGTGCGCCTCATCGACCTGCCGTTCATGGACAAGGCGGAGCTCGAGGGCGCGATCCAGTACCAGGCGCAGGACTACATCCCGATCCCGGTCGAGGAAGCGATCCTGGACTTCCAGATCATCGGCGACTACATGACCGGCGCGGACGAGCACATGATGGAGGTGCTGCTCGTCGCGGCGCAGCGCGACATGATAGGCACGGCCGTGGAGGCCGTCGAGGGCGCGGGCCTCAAGCTCACCGCCATCGACGTCACGGCGTTCGCCATCGTGCGCTCGCTGTTCGGCGCCACCGAGAGCGTGCTGCCCGACGAGGGCGAGGAGGGTGAGGCGACCGGCGTCATCCACATCTCGTCGGGCCTGACCAACATCGCCGTCGTCGAGAAGAGCGTCCCGCGCTTCACGCGCGTGTCCTCACTCGCCGGCAACCAGTTCACGCAGGCGATCGCCAACGTGCTCAACCTGACCTTCGACGAGGCCGAGGACCTGAAGCTGCGCGTGGGCTTGCCTGACATCGAGACGCACAGTTCCGTCTTCCCGCCGGAGCTCGACGCCGGCCAGGCGCAGACGGCGCAGGACGCCCTCGAGCGCGAGGTCAACAAGTTCATCGCCGAGGTCTGCCGTTCCATCGACTACTACCTGACGCAGGCCACGCAGGTCCGCAGCATCAAGCGCATCTACCTGACCGGCAGCGGCGCGCAGCTGCTGAACCTCGCGAACTACCTCGAGAAGGGCCTGCAGGCCGAGGTCCAGCTCACCGACGGGCTCGAGCGCGTGAGCACGTCCGGCGGCGTCCAGCAGACGCTCATGCAGGACCGCTTCGGCGCGGCTCCCGCGATCGGGCTGGCGATGGGCGGGCTGACCTGATGGTCCGCATCAACCTCCTGCCTCCCGAGATCGTCGAGAAGCGCAAGGCCGAGAAGACCTTCAGCTACGTCGCACTCGCCGGCGTCGCCGCGGTCGCGGTCCTGCTGCTCGTCTACGGTGTGGCGCTGTTCATCGTGGGCGGCCGCAGCCAGGAGCTGCAGTCCAAGCAGGACCAGGCGGTCGGCCTCCAGAAGCAGGCCGAGGCGTTCAGGGTCTTCGAGACCAAGGAGAAGGACCTCGCCGACCGGCAGGAGATCGCCGACGAGGCGCTCTCGGCGCGGATCGACTGGTCGCGGCTGTTCACCGAGATCTCGCTGGTCCTGCCTTCGGACATGTGGGCGTCGAGGATCAAGGCCGACGAGGAGCGCACGCCCAACGTGCAGGTGGAGGGTTCGGCCCTCGACCCGGAGGACACCCCGGACTCGGGGCACAAGGTGATCGCCAAGGCGCTCGTGCGCTTCGCCGATCTCGACCAACTCGCCAACGTGTGGCTGACCAAGTCCGAGAAGATGCCGGAGGAGTGGCCGCTGCCCACCATCAGCTTCGAGATAACCGCCGATGTGGCCAAGCCCGCCGCCGCGGACACGGGTTCCGCGGGCGCGGTGCCTGCCCCGCCTACCGGGCCGTGAGGGGAGGAGGAGACCGCCGGTGAAGCTCACCCTGCGCAACCAGATCATACTGGCCATCATCGGCGTCATCGCGCTGTGCGCCGCGATGCTCTTCTTCCTCATCTGGCCGCAGTTCCAGAAGGTCGGAGAGCTGAGCGACGAGATCAAGGCGCAGGACGAGCAGATCGCGGCCGCGCGGGATCTGCTCAACCGGCGCATCGAGGCGAGGGACAACGCCGCCAGGACGAGCGCGGAGTACATCCTCCAGACGAACCGCGTCCCCGACTCGCCCGAACTGCCCTCGCTGATCATCGAGATCCAGGACGCTGCGGACTCGTCGGGCTTGATGCTCGAGCGCATCGCCCCGGAGCCGGCGACCGAGGACCTGGAGACCTACACCGCATACCAGGTCAAGCTCGAGCTGGTCGGGCGGTGGGCGGACTACATCGACTTCATGCGGCGTCTCGAGAAGATGACGCGCGGTGTGCGGGTCGTTGAGACGACCATCGACTACAGCGAGCCGAGCGGCTCCGCGGCGAGCACGCAGACGGTCGAGACCGAGACCGAGGTCGCCGTGACGATGTTCATCGAGGTGTACACGATCAACGCGGACGCCTCGTCGACCGGGACGGCGACACCGCCGCCGACCCCGTAGGAGCATGTGAGGACCCCGTGGCCGACGACCTGACAACGCCCGTCTCGACGCCGGAGGCGCTTCCGGGCGTCGATGAGATGCTGGCCGCGCCGGCCGCGGGCGCCGAGCCGGGGTCCGCGAAGAAGGGCGGCGGCTTCAAGGCGTTCCTCGGCACGACGCTCGGCAAGATCGTCATCGGCGGCATCGGGCTCGCCGTGCTCGGCGCGATCATCGCGGTCGTGGCCGTGGTGCTGATCTCGTTCTTCGGCGCCAGCGTGGTGCAGAAGGGCGTCGACCAGGCCCTCCAGGGCGCGGTCACGACGGGAGCAGGGACGACCGCCGGCGGCGTCGCGGGCGGCTCGGCCGCCGGGACCGGGACCGCCGCGGCCAAGGAGGGCACGCACGTGCCCCTGCCGGTCGCGAACAGCCAGATCTTCACCTTCCGGGACATCTTCGACCCGCTCGCCAAGGAGGTCGTGTCCGCATCGGAAGACACCTCCTCGACCTTCAGCGGCGAGGAGGACACGCTGTACCTCCTCGACGTCGTGACCGAGGACGGCGTACGGCACGCGGTGCTGTGGTGGAACGGGTCCACCTACACGCGGGCCGCCGGCGAGGTCATCGAGGGGACCGCGTGGCAGGTCATCTCGGTGGGCGCGGACTCCGCGACGATGCTCTACGGCGACTCGACCGTCACGCTGCGAGTGGGGCAGGGCTCGGTCGCCGCGAAGTAGCGCCGCTCTCCGCGCGCCCACGTGCCCGCTGCGGGGGTCCTGAGGGCGGGTGTTAGAATCGAACCCCGTCCATCCAGGCAGCGCGCACGGAGGCCGTATGCGCTACACCACCGCAGGTGAGTCACACGGGCGAGCGCTCGTGACCATCGTGACCGGCGTTCCCGCCGGCGTGCCCCTCGAGGCGGCCGACGTCGACGCCGACCTCGGGCGCCGGCAGGTCGGCTACGGCCGTGGCGGTCGGATGACGATCGAGAGCGACCGCGCGATGCTGCTGTCGGGCGTGCGCTTCGGCCGGACCATCGGCAGTCCCGTCGCGATCACCGTGGCGAACCGCGACTGGGAGAACTGGACGGACGTCATGGCGCCGGGTGGCGGCGACGAGGCGGCGCAAGCGGCCGGGAAGGCGCGCGTGACGGCGCCGCGTCCCGGCCACGCGGACCTCGCCGGCTGCCTGAAGACCGGCGCGAGTGACGTCCGCGACGTGCTCGAGCGCGCGAGTGCGCGGGAGACGGCGGCGCGGGTGGCCGCCGGAGCGGTGGCCAAGGCGCTCCTGCGCGGACTCGGCGTGTCGGTGGGCTCCTACGTGCGTGCGATCGGCGGCGTGCAGATGGAGCCGCTCGCCGACGCGGCCGCGGTCGACGTGGCCGCGGTGGAGGCGAGTGACGTGCGCTGCCCCGACGAGGCGGCCGCCGCGCGCATGCGCGACCGCATCGATGAGGCGGCAGCGTCCGGCGAGAGCCTCGGCGGCGTGTTCACCGTGTACGCGATCGGGTTGGCGCCGGGCCTCGGCGGCTACGCCACCGCGGGAGAGCGGCTGGACGCCCGGCTCGCGGGCGCCGTCGTGTCCATCCCCGCGATCAAGGGCGTCGAGTTCGGTGACGGGTTCGCGCTGGCGGCGGGCCCGGGAAGCGAGGCGCACGACCCGATCCTGCCCGCGCGCGCGGGCGCATTCGTGCGCCCCAGCAACCACGCCGGCGGGCTC from Actinomycetota bacterium encodes the following:
- the pilM gene encoding type IV pilus assembly protein PilM yields the protein MIAAAPEGGSVAPISLSSAPLPVGLDIGTDHVRVAQVRPSGSGLALAAYGVAPMPMGAVVEGEIVDVDAVTSAVKDLWRRSGVSGKEVAIGVSNQKVVVRLIDLPFMDKAELEGAIQYQAQDYIPIPVEEAILDFQIIGDYMTGADEHMMEVLLVAAQRDMIGTAVEAVEGAGLKLTAIDVTAFAIVRSLFGATESVLPDEGEEGEATGVIHISSGLTNIAVVEKSVPRFTRVSSLAGNQFTQAIANVLNLTFDEAEDLKLRVGLPDIETHSSVFPPELDAGQAQTAQDALEREVNKFIAEVCRSIDYYLTQATQVRSIKRIYLTGSGAQLLNLANYLEKGLQAEVQLTDGLERVSTSGGVQQTLMQDRFGAAPAIGLAMGGLT
- the aroC gene encoding chorismate synthase; amino-acid sequence: MRYTTAGESHGRALVTIVTGVPAGVPLEAADVDADLGRRQVGYGRGGRMTIESDRAMLLSGVRFGRTIGSPVAITVANRDWENWTDVMAPGGGDEAAQAAGKARVTAPRPGHADLAGCLKTGASDVRDVLERASARETAARVAAGAVAKALLRGLGVSVGSYVRAIGGVQMEPLADAAAVDVAAVEASDVRCPDEAAAARMRDRIDEAAASGESLGGVFTVYAIGLAPGLGGYATAGERLDARLAGAVVSIPAIKGVEFGDGFALAAGPGSEAHDPILPARAGAFVRPSNHAGGLEGGMTNGEPLVLSAAMKPIPTLMKSLPSVDLETGEPVDAARERSDVCAVPAAAVVAEAEVALVLADAYQAKVGGDCLGDMLAALAAYTERTAR